In a genomic window of Curtobacterium flaccumfaciens pv. betae:
- a CDS encoding acylphosphatase, translated as MTTVTRVHAVVSGTVQGVGFRYWTARKADGLDLVGYARNLWDGTVEVEAEGPSVAVDSLVECLRTGPPSATVTDVSLRSVVPHGDADGFAILH; from the coding sequence ATGACGACGGTGACGAGGGTGCATGCCGTGGTGTCGGGGACGGTCCAGGGGGTCGGCTTCCGGTACTGGACCGCTCGGAAGGCCGACGGGCTCGACCTCGTCGGCTACGCGAGGAACCTCTGGGACGGCACGGTGGAGGTCGAGGCAGAGGGACCCTCGGTCGCTGTGGACTCGTTGGTCGAGTGCCTGCGCACCGGGCCGCCGTCAGCGACCGTGACCGACGTCAGCCTGCGGTCGGTGGTACCGCACGGCGACGCCGACGGGTTCGCGATCCTGCACTGA